The Bos taurus isolate L1 Dominette 01449 registration number 42190680 breed Hereford chromosome 13, ARS-UCD2.0, whole genome shotgun sequence genome contains a region encoding:
- the NOP56 gene encoding nucleolar protein 56 (The RefSeq protein has 1 substitution compared to this genomic sequence), with product MVLLHVLFEHAVGYALLALKEVEEIILLLPQVEECVLNLGKFHNIVRLVAFCPFSSSQVALENANAVSEGVVHEDLRLLLETHLPPKKKKVLLGVGDPKIGAAIQEELGYNCQTGGVIAEILRGVRLHFHNLVKGLTDLSACKAQLGLGHSYSRAKVKFNVNRVDNMIIQSISLLDQLDKDINTFSMRVREWYGYHFPELVKIINDNATYCRLAQFIGNRKELNEEKLEKLEELTMDAAKAKAILDASRSSMGMDISAIDLINIESFSSRVVSLSEYRQSLHTYLRSKMSQVAPSLSALIGEAVGARLIAHAGSLTNLAKYPASTVQILGAEKALFRALKTRGNTPKYGLIFHSTFIGRAAAKNKGRISRYLANKCSIASRIDCFSEVPTSVFGEKLREQVEERLSFYETGEIPRKNLDVMKEAMVQAEEAAAEITRKLEKQEKKRLKKEKKRLAAIALASSENSSAPEECEETSERPKKKKKQKPQEVLQENGMEDPSVSFSKPKKKKSFSKEELVSSDLEETAGTGSLPKRKKSFPKEEPVTDPDESENKRVPKKKRKLSPKEEPLSSGPEEAAASKSSGSKKKKKLRKLSQES from the exons ATG GTGCTGCTGCACGTGCTTTTCGAGCACGCGGTCGGCTACGCGCTTCTGGCGCTGAAGGAGGTGGAGGAGATCAGCCTTCTGCTGCCGCAG GTGGAGGAGTGCGTGCTAAACCTGGGCAAATTCCACAACATCGTTCGTCTTGTGGCCTTTTGTCCCTTTTCCTCGTCCCAAGTTGCCTTGGAAAATGCCAACGCTGTGTCTGAAG GTGTTGTTCATGAGGACCTCCGCCTGCTCTTGGAGACTCACCTGCCACCCAAAAAGAAGAAAGTACTTCTGGGAGTTGGGGACCCCAAGATAGGTGCGGCTATACAAGAGGAGTTAGGGTACAACTGCCAGACTGGAGGTGTCATAGCCGAGATCCTTCGAG GAGTTCGTCTGCACTTCCACAACCTGGTGAAAGGTCTGACCGATTTGTCTGCTTGTAAAGCCCAACTGGGGCTGGGACACAGCTATTCTCGTGCAAAAGTTAAGTTTAATGTGAACCGAGTGGACAACATGATTATCCAGTCTATTAGCCTCCTGGACCAGCTGGATAAGGATATCAATACCTTCTCCATGCGTGTCAG GGAGTGGTATGGGTATCACTTTCCTGAGCTGGTAAAGATCATCAATGACAATGCTACGTACTGCCGCCTTGCTCAGTTCATTGGAAACCGGAAGGAGCTTAATGAAGAAAAGTTGGAGAAGCTGGAGGAGCTGACAATGGATGCAGCCAAGGCTAAGGCTATTCTGGATGCCTCACGGTCTTCCATGG GCATGGACATATCAGCCATTGACTTGATAAACATCGAGAGCTTCTCCAGTCGTGTGGTGTCTTTGTCAGAGTACCGCCAAAGTCTACACACTTACTTGCGATCCAAGATGAGCCAAGTAGCCCCCAGCCTGTCTGCCCTGATTGGGGAAGCG GTAGGTGCACGTCTCATTGCTCACGCTGGCAGTCTCACCAATCTGGCCAAGTATCCAGCATCCACAGTGCAGATCCTTGGGGCTGAAAAGGCCCTGTTCAG AGCCTTGAAGACAAGGGGTAACACCCCAAAATACGGACTCATTTTCCACTCTACCTTCATTGGCCGAGCAGCTGCCAAGAACAAAGGTCGCATCTCCCGATACCTGGCAAACAAATGCAGTATTGCCTCACGAATCGATTGCTTCTCTG AGGTGCCCACCAGTGTTTTTGGGGAGAAGCTTCGAGAACAAGTTGAGGAGCGGCTGTCCTTCTATGAGACTGGAGAGATTCCCCGAAAGAATCTGGATGTCATGAAGGAGGCAATGGTTCAG GCAGAGGAAGCGGCTGCTGAGATTACTAGGAAGCTCGAGAAACAGGAGAAGAAACgcttgaagaaggaaaagaaaaggctggCTGCGATTGCCCTGGCTTCTTCAGAAAATAGCAGTGCCCCGGAGGAGTGTGAG gAGACAAGTGAAAgacccaaaaagaagaaaaagcaaaagcccCAGGAGGTTCTTCAGGAGAATGGAATGGAAGACCCTTCTGTGTCTTTTTCcaaacccaagaaaaagaaatctttttccaAGGAAGAGCTAGTTAGTAGTGATCTTGAAGAGACAGCTGGTACTGGAAGTCTTCCCAAGAGGAAGAAATCTTTTCCCAAAGAGGAACCAGTTACTGACCCTGATGAGTCAGAAAACAAGAGGGTCCCCAAGAAAAAGCGGAAATTGTCTCCCAAGGAGGAGCCACTCAGCAGCGGACCTGAAGAGGCTGCTGCCAGTAAGAGCAGTggctccaagaaaaagaaaaagctccgAAAGCTATCCCAGGAAAGTTAG